TTACCTAGTTCTTCAAACTTGGGACGCCATTGATCTAATGGAGTTTTTAACATAACTGTTGGTGCAATTTTAGATAATTGATCATAAATTTTTTCTTGGCGGTTGTTCACAAGAATTAAATCTGGTTTTGCAGCAGCTACTGCTTCAATGTTAATTTTATCGCCCCATGCAGAGCCAACTGGTTTTACATCTTTTAATTTATCTGCAATATGTGCATCGATTTTCTCTTGAGACGTATTTGCAGTAATGATTGGTTTCATTCCAAAGATTAATAATTCTTCTGTTGAACCACTAAGGTCAGCAATTTTCTTTGGATTTGCAGGAATTTTAATTTCCCCTTTTGCATGTTGTACAGTGCGCTCTTCAACTTTCGCATCTGCTTTCTTTTCTTCTTTCTTATCAGAAGAACAAGCTGCAAATAGTACAGAAGTAACTACTAGTACCATTGCTAGTAACGTCGCTTTGAATTTCTTCATATTCCCACTCCTTCTGGATGTATTTCTCTTATAAGCTACATATCACTATAAGAAACTACAACCAACAGTTTATTAATATATATTTATTAATCGTTATATGTAACCCGTTCTAACGGGCGTTCAACTTACCAGCTCGAATGAGAAGCTCAACGTCCATTAGAATCCCTCCCCTCTATCAAAGTAGGAGGGGAAGATTCCATCTATGCTTTCTCACGTAACTGATTATTAATCATCATTAAATCGTATGTTAAACAAATTGGTTTACAGTTTACAGGACATGGAACAATTTGTGCTTCTATTTCAAACACATTGCGAAGCGTTTCACTTGTCATTACTTCATCTGGTGTCCCTTGCTTCATTAACTTACCAGCTTTCAAAGCAACCATATGATCTGAAAAACGAGAAGCATGGTTTAAATCATGAATAACCATGACAATTGTGCGGCCTTCTTCTTGATTTAATTTTTTTAATAAATTTAATACTTCCAGTTGGTGAGCCATATCTAAGTATGTAGTTGGTTCGTCTAGTACGAGTAAATCCGTACCTTGCGCAAGAGCCATTGCAATCCAAACGCGTTGACGTTGACCACCCGATAAGGCTTCTGCTGAACGATTCGCAAATTCTGTCATCCCTGTTACCTCAAGTGCCCAGTGGATGTAGCGATAATCTTCTTCCTTCAACGTGCCAAACCCTTTTTGATGAGGGAAACGGCCATAAGAAACAAGTTCAAACACAGTAAGACCAGTTGGCACTTCTGCAGTTTGTGGCAAAATCGCCATTTTCTTTGCGATTTCTTTTGTTGGCTGTTTCTCAATTGCTTTTCCATCTAGGTAAACAGTACCTCGTTTTGCTTTCAAAATACGAGAAGCTGTTTTTAACAATGTGGATTTTCCGCATCCATTCGGCCCAATAATTGTTGTAATTTTCCCTTCTGGAATTTCAACTGACAATCCATCAATAATTAATCCTTCATTATAACCAACAGATACCGAATCAACCGCTAAAGTTGCCATACAAAACGCCTCCCTTTATTTTGTTCTCATAAGTAAATAAATGAAATACGGTGCACCAATTACAGAAATAACAAGACCGACCGGTATTTCTGATGTCGTTAACACACTTCGTGAAATTAAATCTGCAAATAACAGCAAGAGCGTTCCAATTAATGCCGCTGTAGGCAACATAATTTGATGCTTTCCGCCAACAAGTCGCCTTGCTAAATGCGGTGCCATTAAACCAATAAAACCAATTCCACCAGCAACCGCAACAGATGCTCCCGCTAAACAAACAGCAATGAATAATAATTTGCGTCTTTCTTTCTCTACGTTTACACCAAGTCCAACTGCCGCTGCATCTCCTAAATTCATTACATTTAACACATGCGCTTTCCGAATCGCAATTGGTAAAAAGATGAGCATCCATGGAAGTACGCTTAATACGAATTTCCAATCTGTTCCCCATAAACTTCCCGCTAACCAAATCGTGGCAAAACGGAAATCATTCGATGTCATTTTCATTGAAAAAATTAAGCTAACAGCGCTAAACCCAGCTGCTACTGCAATACCGACAAGTATTAAACGAGTTGATGAAACGCCGTCCTTCCA
This sequence is a window from Bacillus pseudomycoides DSM 12442. Protein-coding genes within it:
- a CDS encoding ABC transporter substrate-binding protein gives rise to the protein MKKFKATLLAMVLVVTSVLFAACSSDKKEEKKADAKVEERTVQHAKGEIKIPANPKKIADLSGSTEELLIFGMKPIITANTSQEKIDAHIADKLKDVKPVGSAWGDKINIEAVAAAKPDLILVNNRQEKIYDQLSKIAPTVMLKTPLDQWRPKFEELGKIFGKEKETTAWFKGYDEKASKLHDKIVAKTGDAKFMKMAAYPNAFRVYGDYGYGSVLFKDLKLPAVQGTPTDKPLVQVQKEALIDYNPDYLFVFTTGDGSQRLKEFQEETIWKNMNAVKNNHVFTIKNEDLNKGYFPLGKEMILDEIAEFVLGK
- a CDS encoding ABC transporter ATP-binding protein; this encodes MATLAVDSVSVGYNEGLIIDGLSVEIPEGKITTIIGPNGCGKSTLLKTASRILKAKRGTVYLDGKAIEKQPTKEIAKKMAILPQTAEVPTGLTVFELVSYGRFPHQKGFGTLKEEDYRYIHWALEVTGMTEFANRSAEALSGGQRQRVWIAMALAQGTDLLVLDEPTTYLDMAHQLEVLNLLKKLNQEEGRTIVMVIHDLNHASRFSDHMVALKAGKLMKQGTPDEVMTSETLRNVFEIEAQIVPCPVNCKPICLTYDLMMINNQLREKA
- a CDS encoding FecCD family ABC transporter permease gives rise to the protein MRTSVLTKKNISIVTILAGLIFSVFLISLNTGTFKIPPMDVLKSLVGLGAEDQSVILFEFRMPRMVIAILVGSALAVSGAIMQGLSRNPLADPGIIGINAGAGLTVVVFVYFFFGKVGTGTLLSVFILPFFALVGAVLAAVIIYALAWKDGVSSTRLILVGIAVAAGFSAVSLIFSMKMTSNDFRFATIWLAGSLWGTDWKFVLSVLPWMLIFLPIAIRKAHVLNVMNLGDAAAVGLGVNVEKERRKLLFIAVCLAGASVAVAGGIGFIGLMAPHLARRLVGGKHQIMLPTAALIGTLLLLFADLISRSVLTTSEIPVGLVISVIGAPYFIYLLMRTK